A portion of the Syntrophus gentianae genome contains these proteins:
- a CDS encoding DUF5675 family protein → MKTFAENLRKRHGAVRRTPLPPESFWSPPCTSRQVIRQILRRPEIGDRLVVGATNDVFEREADRVADEMLRIPNGAAPSGPIIHDDGAVRAKPAGETEPSDGELPEEEEEKLVSLKAEEGGEVPLSGELTDRVRSLEGGGDPLGEGDRAFFEPRFGADFSQVRVHTGSAAGETARLLNARAFTLGADIAFGAGRYSPGTEEGKRLLAHELTHVVQQSGSTASRNPVATIQDSAAEQTLYRQVPPPEAAPAAPATVTINVNRETETAQSTQGELQVGTQTLRTLELPDRENASTNDSTTAGRIPAGTYQAHVRTDGPRGWRLELEGVPGRENVQIHVGNTPEDTTGCILPGTTEGVDRVNNSRDARDSIRQEVENAGPGARIQVNITDPPATETTP, encoded by the coding sequence ATGAAAACATTTGCCGAAAATTTGCGCAAGCGTCATGGCGCAGTTCGAAGAACTCCACTGCCGCCGGAATCCTTCTGGAGCCCCCCTTGTACAAGCCGGCAGGTAATCCGGCAGATTCTCCGCAGGCCGGAAATAGGGGACAGGCTGGTGGTCGGGGCAACTAATGACGTCTTCGAACGGGAGGCCGATCGAGTCGCTGATGAAATGCTGCGAATACCCAACGGGGCGGCTCCCTCGGGGCCGATCATCCATGATGACGGCGCTGTCCGGGCAAAGCCGGCTGGGGAGACTGAACCGTCCGACGGCGAGCTTCCCGAGGAGGAAGAGGAAAAGCTCGTCAGTCTCAAGGCGGAGGAGGGTGGGGAAGTCCCTCTATCGGGCGAACTGACGGACCGGGTACGGTCCCTGGAGGGGGGCGGAGATCCCCTCGGCGAAGGGGATCGGGCTTTTTTCGAGCCCCGTTTCGGTGCCGACTTCAGCCAGGTGCGGGTCCACACAGGTTCTGCCGCCGGGGAAACGGCCCGGCTGCTTAATGCCCGGGCCTTTACCCTGGGGGCCGACATCGCCTTCGGAGCAGGGCGGTACTCCCCCGGAACGGAAGAAGGGAAGCGGCTCTTGGCCCACGAGCTTACCCATGTGGTCCAACAGAGCGGGTCAACGGCGTCCCGGAACCCGGTGGCCACAATACAGGACTCTGCTGCTGAACAGACATTATACAGGCAAGTTCCGCCGCCGGAAGCAGCACCGGCAGCGCCGGCGACGGTAACCATCAATGTCAACAGGGAGACGGAAACGGCACAGTCTACTCAAGGCGAGCTTCAGGTTGGTACTCAGACCCTTCGGACATTGGAACTGCCAGACCGCGAAAATGCCAGCACGAACGACAGTACGACTGCCGGCAGGATCCCGGCGGGCACATACCAGGCACATGTACGAACCGACGGCCCTCGTGGCTGGAGACTCGAACTTGAAGGGGTTCCAGGAAGAGAGAACGTTCAGATCCACGTCGGGAACACTCCTGAGGACACCACGGGATGCATTTTGCCCGGAACGACGGAGGGTGTGGACCGTGTGAACAACAGCAGGGATGCCAGAGATAGCATTCGGCAGGAAGTAGAGAACGCCGGCCCCGGTGCGAGAATACAAGTCAACATCACGGATCCGCCGGCGACGGAAACAACGCCTTGA
- a CDS encoding DUF2238 domain-containing protein gives MLKENRTLIIYIVVFSLALVISGISPKDRFTWLLEVLPALIAFGILAGTFKRFRFTNLVYFLLLVHSLVLMIGGHWTYAEVPLFNWLRDMGIFARNNYDKVGHFMQGFAPVLVAREILIRNSIVNGKSWTNFLSVSVVLAASACYEFFEWWISLLTGGKGDAFLGTQGYVWDTQSDMFLCLVGAGVAILLLVKTHDNMINGTFEQHFP, from the coding sequence ATGCTGAAAGAGAACCGGACGCTCATCATCTATATCGTCGTCTTTTCCCTGGCCCTGGTGATTTCGGGAATATCCCCGAAGGACCGGTTTACCTGGTTACTGGAGGTCCTGCCGGCGCTGATCGCTTTTGGTATCCTCGCCGGAACGTTCAAAAGATTCCGTTTTACAAATCTCGTCTATTTTCTTCTCCTGGTCCATTCCCTTGTCCTGATGATCGGTGGGCACTGGACCTATGCCGAAGTCCCCTTGTTTAACTGGCTGAGGGATATGGGGATCTTTGCCCGGAACAATTATGACAAGGTGGGGCATTTCATGCAGGGATTCGCTCCGGTCCTGGTTGCCAGGGAAATCCTGATCCGGAACTCGATTGTCAATGGGAAGTCATGGACCAATTTCCTCTCGGTTTCAGTCGTCCTGGCGGCAAGCGCCTGTTATGAATTTTTCGAATGGTGGATTTCTCTTCTGACGGGGGGCAAAGGGGATGCCTTTCTGGGAACTCAGGGTTATGTCTGGGACACCCAATCCGATATGTTTCTTTGCCTTGTCGGGGCGGGAGTTGCGATCCTTTTGCTGGTAAAAACACACGATAACATGATAAACGGGACATTTGAACAACATTTCCCGTGA
- a CDS encoding alanine/glycine:cation symporter family protein — translation MESFHAFITWLNGYLWGPPMLALLFGTHLFLTYRLRFLQRHIGTAIRLSFSRDREGDGDVSQFGALATALAATIGTGNIVGVATAVALGGPGAVLWMWLTGVFGIATKYSEALLAVKYRVKTSDGSMLGGPMYALAKGLNMNWLAVLFCLFTALAAFGIGNMVQANSISSLAKETLNIPPVASGLVMAAVTALVILGGISSIARACTLLVPFMAVFYILGCIIILVINASYLGQTVSLIFSHAFSANAAGGGFAGATVMMAARFGIARGLFSNESGLGSAPIVAAAAQTRNPVRQALVSATGTFWDTVVICALTGLVVVSSIVRMPTGMEGLNGASLTKAAFAHIPVIGPIVLTGGLLTFVFSTILGWSYYGERAVEYLFGKGGIRPYRYLWVFAVFFGSVATVPMVWDLADAMNALMAIPNLISLFLLNGVIVAETRKYLWENRLDDYAPEVVTEVEEPEGLLPAELDPVPEPVRDELDEFRIGK, via the coding sequence ATGGAGTCTTTTCATGCCTTTATTACGTGGCTGAACGGCTATCTCTGGGGCCCGCCGATGCTGGCCCTTCTTTTCGGCACCCACCTGTTTCTGACCTATCGGCTGCGCTTTCTGCAGCGGCATATCGGGACGGCGATCCGGCTGTCTTTCAGCCGTGACCGGGAAGGGGACGGGGATGTCAGCCAGTTTGGAGCGTTGGCAACCGCCCTGGCTGCAACCATCGGCACCGGCAATATCGTGGGCGTTGCCACGGCCGTGGCTCTGGGTGGGCCGGGCGCGGTATTGTGGATGTGGCTGACAGGGGTATTCGGCATTGCCACCAAATATTCCGAAGCCTTGCTGGCCGTGAAGTACCGGGTCAAGACATCGGACGGCAGCATGCTGGGCGGTCCCATGTACGCCCTGGCGAAGGGGTTGAACATGAATTGGCTGGCGGTGCTCTTCTGCCTGTTTACCGCCCTGGCCGCCTTCGGCATCGGCAACATGGTCCAGGCGAATTCGATTTCCTCACTCGCCAAGGAAACGCTGAATATCCCCCCTGTGGCATCAGGGCTGGTCATGGCCGCTGTAACCGCCCTGGTGATTCTCGGCGGCATTTCCTCCATTGCCCGGGCATGCACGCTGCTGGTCCCCTTCATGGCGGTCTTTTATATTCTCGGCTGCATCATCATTCTTGTCATCAACGCCTCCTACCTGGGGCAGACGGTGAGCCTGATTTTTTCCCATGCCTTTTCGGCCAATGCAGCGGGCGGCGGATTCGCTGGGGCAACGGTCATGATGGCCGCACGCTTCGGCATTGCCCGCGGACTGTTCTCCAATGAATCGGGGCTGGGCTCGGCGCCCATCGTGGCGGCAGCGGCGCAGACGCGCAATCCGGTGCGTCAGGCGCTGGTTTCCGCGACGGGCACTTTCTGGGACACTGTCGTGATCTGTGCCTTGACAGGATTGGTTGTGGTCAGCAGCATTGTCCGGATGCCAACCGGGATGGAGGGCTTGAACGGCGCCAGCCTGACGAAGGCGGCCTTCGCCCATATCCCCGTGATCGGTCCCATCGTATTGACGGGCGGGCTCTTGACCTTCGTCTTTTCGACCATCCTGGGCTGGTCTTATTACGGCGAGAGGGCTGTGGAATACCTTTTCGGAAAGGGCGGCATCCGTCCCTATCGCTACCTGTGGGTCTTTGCCGTTTTTTTTGGATCGGTGGCGACCGTGCCGATGGTATGGGATCTGGCCGACGCGATGAATGCCCTCATGGCGATCCCGAACCTGATCTCCCTTTTTCTCCTGAATGGCGTCATCGTGGCCGAGACGCGGAAATATCTCTGGGAGAACCGCCTGGATGATTACGCGCCGGAAGTGGTCACCGAGGTGGAAGAGCCGGAAGGGCTTCTGCCGGCCGAACTTGACCCCGTCCCGGAACCGGTAAGGGACGAATTGGACGAATTTCGAATCGGAAAATAA
- a CDS encoding motility protein A has translation MIPQIIFSIFLSIAIFFVAFHLELETVGFASNLSALGIVFGGTLAATLLAYPWRRLLWTAELLKKAFSAKDEMDWTRNTIVNLARTYQKSGIRALENMGEKLPDGYLKTAVGYISYQYSKEEVEQILKKEAHILYNRYEASDKILCSMARLAPALGLTGTIVSLIRTFGHITDTSGLVGYMGIALLSTFYGVVLANLCLMPLSNRLREFMDQEGIRLDLIQEGILDLYDMENPIAMKYKLESLSSSSLGAAGTMRQTPALSRPEMVVLTNPKVQVAGASS, from the coding sequence ATGATTCCACAGATTATCTTTTCCATATTTCTTTCAATCGCCATATTTTTCGTGGCCTTTCACCTTGAGTTGGAAACCGTGGGATTCGCTTCCAACCTCAGCGCCCTGGGAATCGTCTTCGGAGGAACACTTGCCGCCACCCTGCTTGCCTATCCCTGGCGAAGGCTGCTCTGGACCGCCGAACTCCTGAAAAAGGCCTTTTCCGCGAAAGACGAAATGGACTGGACTCGAAACACCATCGTGAATCTGGCCCGCACCTATCAGAAGAGCGGCATTCGAGCCCTGGAAAATATGGGCGAGAAGCTTCCCGACGGCTATCTTAAAACCGCCGTGGGATACATCAGCTATCAGTACTCGAAGGAGGAGGTTGAACAGATCCTGAAGAAGGAGGCGCACATCCTGTACAACCGGTATGAGGCCTCCGACAAGATTCTCTGCAGCATGGCAAGGCTTGCCCCAGCCCTGGGATTGACGGGAACGATCGTCAGCCTGATCCGCACCTTCGGCCATATTACGGATACTTCAGGCCTGGTCGGATACATGGGCATTGCCCTTCTGAGTACCTTCTATGGCGTCGTCCTTGCCAACCTCTGCCTGATGCCTTTATCCAACAGGCTCCGGGAGTTCATGGATCAGGAAGGAATCCGGCTCGACCTGATTCAGGAAGGCATTCTGGATCTTTACGACATGGAAAATCCGATCGCCATGAAATACAAGCTGGAGTCCCTTTCCTCCTCATCCCTGGGAGCAGCGGGAACCATGCGGCAGACACCCGCTCTCTCCCGACCTGAGATGGTCGTCCTGACGAACCCCAAGGTTCAAGTTGCCGGCGCATCATCGTGA
- a CDS encoding OmpA/MotB family protein, whose product MRPFPQRDKTEPLPLKRADLKPLGSPSNAETNRGTDIWLITLSDLLLLLVIFFVILFSMELQKHAPKLPAKAVSNENPVVKKAEATPTALSPQSSSASLEKDLAALLNREQNHQEVTVKREANLVTLTFPEGIVFDPGYAQLKPSSQTTLEKVAAFVKERTELVLEVQGHTDDKPIRNARYPSNWELSVDRATQVAKTLIGLGVDPSRLSVKGFGEYRPLSPNDGDENRLKNRRVEIQFFLPPANSR is encoded by the coding sequence GTGAGGCCCTTTCCCCAGAGAGATAAAACCGAACCGCTTCCCCTGAAGAGGGCGGACTTGAAGCCCCTGGGTTCTCCCTCCAACGCGGAAACGAACAGGGGTACCGACATCTGGCTGATTACCCTGAGCGATCTGCTTCTGCTTCTCGTGATTTTTTTCGTGATTCTTTTCAGTATGGAACTACAGAAGCATGCCCCGAAACTTCCCGCCAAGGCTGTGTCAAATGAGAATCCAGTCGTTAAAAAGGCAGAGGCAACCCCGACGGCTCTCTCCCCGCAGAGCAGCTCCGCTTCTCTGGAGAAGGATCTTGCCGCCCTGCTGAACCGGGAGCAGAACCATCAGGAAGTGACGGTGAAGCGGGAAGCCAACCTCGTCACCTTGACCTTTCCCGAGGGGATTGTCTTTGATCCGGGCTATGCCCAGTTGAAGCCCTCGAGTCAGACGACGCTGGAAAAGGTGGCCGCCTTTGTCAAGGAACGGACGGAGCTTGTCCTGGAGGTGCAGGGGCACACCGATGACAAGCCGATCCGCAATGCCCGTTACCCTTCCAACTGGGAACTCTCCGTGGATCGGGCCACGCAGGTGGCCAAGACCCTCATCGGTCTGGGTGTCGATCCCTCCCGGTTGTCCGTAAAGGGATTCGGGGAGTATCGCCCCCTTTCTCCCAATGATGGGGATGAGAATCGATTGAAAAACCGCCGCGTGGAGATTCAATTTTTCCTGCCACCGGCAAATTCCCGCTGA
- a CDS encoding 4Fe-4S binding protein, producing MSRERQRLAISRPKQGAAGKTGSWRLCRPVVNREKCNRCGLCVLYCPDSAMDADIEVDLEFCKGCGICANECPQKAIVMVPD from the coding sequence ATGAGCCGGGAACGTCAACGCCTCGCCATAAGCAGACCAAAACAGGGGGCGGCCGGGAAGACCGGCTCCTGGCGGCTCTGCAGACCGGTCGTGAACAGGGAAAAGTGCAACCGCTGCGGTCTCTGTGTCTTGTACTGCCCGGATTCCGCCATGGATGCCGATATCGAGGTCGACCTGGAGTTCTGCAAAGGCTGCGGCATCTGCGCCAACGAGTGCCCGCAGAAGGCCATTGTCATGGTGCCGGATTAG
- a CDS encoding 2-oxoacid:acceptor oxidoreductase family protein has translation MFEIRIHSRGGQGGVTASRLVALAAIHDGKDATACVFYGPQRRGAPVISFVRIDDSPIRIYSHIQEPDLVVVLDPSVMETIDVFQRLKKGGRIFFNSTQAKDFPGFYTLHADLTGIARRENLILAGYTILNTPLLGILAKMGILSLNSAKKAIEEMFPDPRNIRAAEAAYREMSL, from the coding sequence ATGTTTGAGATCCGCATCCATTCCAGGGGTGGACAGGGCGGGGTCACGGCATCACGGCTCGTTGCCCTGGCGGCGATCCATGACGGAAAGGATGCAACCGCCTGCGTGTTCTATGGGCCGCAACGCCGCGGCGCGCCTGTTATTTCCTTCGTCCGGATCGACGATTCCCCCATACGGATCTACAGCCATATTCAGGAACCCGATCTGGTCGTGGTCCTCGACCCGAGCGTCATGGAAACCATCGACGTTTTCCAGAGGTTAAAAAAGGGCGGCCGGATTTTTTTCAACAGCACGCAGGCAAAGGATTTCCCCGGTTTCTATACGCTCCATGCCGACCTGACCGGCATCGCCCGGAGAGAGAACCTCATCCTGGCCGGCTATACGATTTTGAACACGCCTTTGCTGGGGATTCTTGCGAAGATGGGAATTCTCTCCCTGAATTCGGCAAAAAAAGCGATCGAAGAGATGTTTCCCGATCCGCGCAATATCCGGGCTGCGGAAGCGGCCTACCGGGAGATGAGCCTATGA
- a CDS encoding transketolase C-terminal domain-containing protein has product MKILATGNKAVAEAVEQARPAVIAAYPITPQTAIIEQIAAAISSGRLKSRFISMESEHSVMAACIGSSITGVRTFTATSSQGLLYMHEMTNWAAGARLPIVMVNVNRAIAPGWNIWADHTDSLQERDTGWLQVYAGSVQEVYDATLMAFRIAEHEDVLLPVMVNLDGFSLSHISQQLETVEIGDFIPPLHLPHAIDPRNPAGYGGLTGPESYFKFRWDIERSMRDSVKVIKSVQEDFSRRFGRNYDFTEDYRCEDAEVVVLAMGTLGKEAEIAVDLLRTEGIKAGSMRLRWLRPFPELDLAGREVVVLDRDYSFGFGGVLAASVRSRIKEEVYSVVAGLGGQEVSYQDIAGFVRKRRIGQEFWFGVNDHV; this is encoded by the coding sequence ATGAAGATTCTCGCAACGGGAAACAAGGCGGTCGCCGAAGCGGTGGAGCAGGCCCGGCCGGCCGTCATCGCCGCCTATCCGATCACCCCCCAGACGGCCATCATCGAGCAGATTGCAGCGGCAATTTCTTCAGGAAGGTTGAAAAGCCGTTTTATCTCCATGGAAAGCGAGCACTCCGTAATGGCGGCATGCATCGGCTCGAGCATTACCGGCGTCCGGACATTCACGGCGACCAGTTCCCAAGGCCTTCTTTATATGCACGAAATGACCAACTGGGCTGCGGGAGCGCGCCTGCCCATTGTCATGGTCAATGTCAACCGCGCCATCGCCCCCGGATGGAACATCTGGGCGGACCATACGGATTCGCTGCAGGAGCGGGACACGGGCTGGCTTCAGGTTTATGCCGGCTCCGTTCAGGAGGTTTATGATGCCACATTGATGGCGTTCCGCATTGCCGAGCATGAGGATGTTCTGCTCCCCGTGATGGTCAATCTCGACGGATTCTCCCTGAGCCATATTTCACAGCAGCTGGAAACGGTCGAGATCGGCGATTTTATCCCTCCTCTGCATCTCCCCCACGCGATCGATCCCCGGAACCCCGCCGGCTATGGCGGCCTGACCGGTCCCGAGTCGTACTTCAAATTCCGCTGGGACATCGAGCGCTCCATGCGCGACTCTGTAAAGGTGATCAAATCCGTACAGGAAGACTTCTCCCGGCGCTTCGGCCGGAATTATGACTTCACGGAGGATTACCGCTGCGAGGACGCCGAGGTGGTCGTTCTCGCCATGGGGACGCTGGGAAAGGAGGCCGAGATCGCCGTCGATCTCCTCCGCACCGAGGGAATCAAAGCCGGATCGATGCGCCTGCGTTGGCTGCGCCCCTTCCCGGAATTGGATCTCGCCGGCAGAGAGGTCGTCGTTCTCGACCGCGACTACTCCTTCGGTTTCGGAGGCGTTCTCGCCGCATCCGTCCGGTCCCGGATCAAAGAAGAGGTTTACAGCGTTGTTGCCGGTCTCGGCGGGCAGGAAGTATCCTATCAAGACATCGCCGGTTTTGTCCGTAAGCGCCGCATCGGCCAGGAATTCTGGTTCGGGGTGAACGATCATGTTTGA
- a CDS encoding thiamine pyrophosphate-dependent enzyme, producing MEIPGEEYLLKCTAACAGCSDSLTLRYVLKAAGPDSVLIVPACCTSVIQGAYPYTSFNIPVYNIAFAAAAACASGMSNAFCALGKKTHVIVYAGDGGTLDIGLQSLSGAFERGTDFLYICYDNEAYGNTGMQRSGATPFGARTPTTPAGKTHQKKDIDAIVAAHDPPYMATACPAYPRDLFEKVRKALTFRGPSFLHVLAPCPPGWRFPAGKSVELGKLAVKTGMWVLYERQYGKLSLSVQSRAALKKPAPLEEYLAPQGRFEGIDAVAIDILKRHVSENLKKLAAEEGAE from the coding sequence ATGGAAATCCCCGGGGAAGAATACCTGCTCAAGTGCACGGCCGCCTGCGCCGGATGCAGCGATTCACTGACCTTGCGATACGTGCTCAAGGCTGCGGGTCCCGATTCGGTTCTGATCGTCCCGGCCTGCTGCACGAGCGTCATCCAGGGCGCCTATCCGTACACGTCCTTCAACATTCCCGTCTACAATATTGCTTTTGCCGCTGCCGCCGCCTGCGCCTCCGGGATGTCGAACGCCTTTTGCGCCCTGGGGAAAAAAACGCACGTCATTGTCTATGCCGGGGACGGCGGAACTCTCGATATCGGCCTCCAGTCGCTGTCCGGCGCCTTTGAACGGGGCACGGATTTCCTCTACATCTGCTACGACAACGAGGCGTATGGAAATACCGGTATGCAGCGGTCCGGCGCGACCCCTTTCGGCGCCCGCACTCCCACGACACCCGCCGGAAAAACGCATCAGAAAAAAGACATCGATGCCATTGTCGCAGCCCACGACCCGCCCTATATGGCCACCGCCTGTCCCGCCTATCCCCGGGATCTCTTTGAGAAAGTCCGGAAGGCGCTGACTTTCCGGGGGCCATCCTTTCTGCACGTCCTCGCCCCCTGCCCTCCCGGCTGGCGCTTTCCCGCGGGAAAATCCGTGGAGCTGGGAAAACTCGCCGTAAAAACAGGAATGTGGGTGCTCTACGAACGCCAGTACGGCAAACTGTCTCTCTCTGTCCAGTCCAGAGCCGCCCTGAAAAAGCCGGCGCCCCTGGAAGAGTATCTGGCCCCGCAGGGCCGGTTTGAAGGAATCGATGCAGTTGCCATTGATATTCTCAAGCGGCATGTCTCAGAGAATCTGAAAAAGCTGGCGGCTGAGGAGGGGGCGGAATGA
- a CDS encoding DUF4914 family protein: MIKNSILNRLQLPEEVAEILAECKSLSWANSIEDLRTFFDGLGDKPQVVEYDIAGKGAVQEAFVCRVKNGISVNYCESYMRRRDPDSMLIGDDLPTDKVRFHDVYSQDFSSLRKETFLWLKQQDLAAFVFLSGQRDYGIPSIALVPANAWFFVFGLALLQGIVDLSKSEQKFVPRCFLYVAPPFRHLRFEGKQRVVHCRTRNTYEIFSYNLYPGPSAKKGVYGALLHFGEQEGWVTAHAAVVQVVTPYNIKVTIMHEGASGSGKSEMNEHIHREYDGSILFGTNIVTGEKMHFVIPKGCNLRPVTDDMALCHPGIQKNNGKLTVVDAENSWFIRVDHIKGYGTDPDIEARSIHPTEPLLFLNIDAQPNSTALLWDHVLDENAKPCPNPRFILPRRTVPDVMDQPVSIDIRSFGVRTPPCTREKPSYGIIGVFHILPPAVAWLWRLVSPRGYDNPSIIDSEGLCSEGIGSFWPFAAGLQTNFANLLLKQIVNSPKVQYILCPVQHIGSWSVGFVPEWIAREYLARRGGAHFSSDEISESSVPLLGYQLEKLVVEGFSFPKYFLNPALQPQVGREAFDEGARILNDYFARELSPFLSDALDPLGRKIIDCFLAGGRTADFESLIDHESLLTED, from the coding sequence ATGATAAAAAATTCGATTTTGAACCGGTTGCAGTTGCCCGAAGAGGTGGCTGAAATCCTTGCCGAGTGCAAAAGCCTCTCGTGGGCAAATTCCATCGAAGATCTTCGGACCTTTTTTGACGGCCTGGGCGATAAACCCCAGGTTGTCGAATACGACATCGCGGGTAAGGGCGCCGTGCAGGAGGCCTTCGTCTGTCGAGTCAAGAACGGCATCTCCGTGAATTACTGCGAATCGTACATGCGCCGACGGGACCCCGACAGCATGCTGATCGGCGACGATCTTCCAACCGACAAAGTGAGATTTCACGACGTATATTCTCAGGATTTTTCTTCCCTTCGGAAGGAAACATTCCTCTGGTTGAAGCAGCAGGATCTGGCAGCCTTTGTCTTTCTGTCCGGACAGAGAGACTATGGCATCCCGTCGATTGCCCTCGTGCCCGCCAACGCCTGGTTTTTCGTCTTCGGTCTGGCACTGCTGCAGGGCATCGTCGATCTTTCGAAATCTGAACAGAAATTTGTCCCGCGGTGTTTTCTCTATGTCGCTCCACCCTTTCGCCATCTCCGTTTCGAAGGAAAACAGAGGGTTGTCCATTGCCGGACCCGAAACACCTATGAGATTTTCAGCTACAATCTCTATCCGGGACCCAGCGCCAAGAAGGGTGTTTACGGCGCCCTGCTCCATTTCGGCGAACAGGAGGGGTGGGTCACCGCCCATGCCGCAGTCGTCCAGGTCGTGACGCCCTACAACATCAAAGTGACCATTATGCACGAAGGCGCCAGCGGCAGCGGCAAGAGCGAAATGAACGAGCACATTCACCGGGAATATGACGGGTCGATTTTGTTCGGTACCAACATCGTCACCGGAGAGAAAATGCACTTCGTGATTCCCAAGGGCTGTAATCTCCGGCCCGTAACAGACGATATGGCCCTGTGCCATCCCGGCATCCAGAAAAACAATGGAAAACTGACGGTTGTCGACGCCGAAAATTCGTGGTTCATCCGCGTCGATCACATCAAGGGATACGGGACGGACCCCGATATTGAGGCACGTTCCATTCATCCGACCGAACCGCTTCTTTTCCTCAACATCGACGCCCAGCCGAACAGCACGGCCCTGCTTTGGGATCATGTCCTAGACGAGAACGCCAAGCCCTGTCCCAATCCCCGGTTCATCCTGCCGCGCAGGACCGTCCCCGACGTTATGGACCAGCCCGTCAGCATTGACATCCGCAGCTTCGGCGTGCGTACGCCTCCGTGCACCCGGGAAAAACCCAGTTACGGAATAATCGGCGTGTTCCACATTCTGCCTCCGGCCGTTGCCTGGCTGTGGCGGCTTGTCTCTCCGCGGGGTTATGACAATCCCAGCATTATTGATTCAGAAGGTCTCTGCTCGGAAGGAATCGGTTCTTTCTGGCCTTTCGCCGCGGGGTTACAGACCAATTTCGCCAATCTCCTTTTGAAGCAGATCGTAAACTCGCCGAAAGTTCAATATATTCTCTGCCCCGTGCAGCACATCGGTTCCTGGAGCGTCGGTTTCGTTCCGGAATGGATCGCCCGTGAATATCTGGCCCGGCGCGGCGGGGCCCATTTTTCTTCAGACGAGATCAGCGAATCTTCCGTGCCCCTTCTGGGTTATCAACTGGAAAAGCTCGTTGTCGAAGGATTTTCCTTCCCGAAGTACTTCCTGAATCCGGCCCTTCAGCCCCAGGTGGGACGAGAGGCCTTTGATGAGGGAGCCAGAATCCTGAACGATTATTTTGCCCGGGAATTGAGTCCCTTTCTTTCCGATGCCCTCGATCCCCTGGGCAGAAAAATCATCGACTGTTTTCTTGCAGGAGGAAGGACGGCTGATTTCGAATCCCTCATTGATCACGAAAGTCTCCTGACGGAGGATTGA